In one Brevibacterium sp. CBA3109 genomic region, the following are encoded:
- a CDS encoding GuaB3 family IMP dehydrogenase-related protein translates to MSSEIEIGKGKRGRRGYSLDDIAVIPARRTRDPEDVSLDWQIDAYRFALPFIGAPMDSAMSPETVIALGQHGGLGVLDLEGLWTRYEDPAPLLAEIAQLPAEMATARMQELYSAPIQAELITARLEQIREAGVTVAGALTPQRTQQFYKTVVDAGVDIFVIRGTTVSAEHVSANAEPLNLKQFIYELDVPVIVGGAATYTAALHLMRTGAAGVLVGFGGGAAATTRKTLGLHAPMATAIADVHAARRDYMDESGGRYVHVIADGGLGTSGEIVKAFGVGADAVMLGTALARSTEAPGRGMHWGAEAHHPELPRGHRVELGTVGSLEQVLFGPGRTAIGELNLAGALRRALATTGYVDLKEFQRVDVTVSPYQPGSVV, encoded by the coding sequence GTGAGTTCTGAAATCGAAATCGGCAAAGGCAAGCGCGGTCGTCGCGGCTATTCACTCGACGATATCGCCGTCATCCCTGCTCGGCGGACCAGAGATCCCGAGGACGTATCGCTGGACTGGCAGATCGACGCCTACAGGTTCGCTCTCCCATTCATCGGTGCCCCCATGGACTCCGCCATGTCCCCGGAGACCGTGATCGCTCTGGGCCAGCACGGTGGTCTGGGCGTTCTCGACCTTGAGGGCCTGTGGACCCGCTATGAGGACCCCGCCCCACTGCTGGCCGAAATCGCCCAGCTGCCTGCAGAGATGGCGACGGCGCGGATGCAGGAGCTCTACTCCGCACCCATCCAGGCCGAGCTCATCACGGCCCGACTCGAACAGATCCGCGAAGCAGGAGTCACCGTCGCCGGTGCACTGACACCGCAGCGGACCCAGCAGTTCTACAAGACCGTCGTCGATGCCGGTGTCGACATCTTCGTCATCCGCGGCACCACGGTCTCTGCCGAGCACGTGTCCGCAAATGCGGAGCCGCTCAATCTCAAGCAGTTCATCTACGAACTCGACGTTCCCGTCATCGTCGGTGGCGCTGCCACCTACACCGCGGCCCTGCATCTCATGCGCACCGGTGCCGCCGGCGTTCTCGTCGGCTTCGGTGGGGGAGCGGCGGCGACGACACGCAAGACCCTGGGTCTCCACGCTCCGATGGCCACCGCGATCGCCGATGTCCACGCTGCCCGGCGTGATTACATGGACGAATCCGGCGGTCGCTATGTCCATGTCATCGCCGATGGCGGGCTGGGCACCAGCGGTGAGATCGTCAAGGCCTTCGGCGTCGGTGCCGATGCTGTCATGCTCGGTACCGCGCTGGCCCGGTCGACCGAGGCCCCCGGCCGCGGAATGCATTGGGGCGCCGAGGCCCACCACCCTGAACTTCCCCGCGGGCACCGCGTGGAATTGGGAACCGTGGGCAGTCTCGAGCAGGTTCTGTTCGGACCAGGACGAACCGCTATCGGCGAACTCAATCTCGCCGGTGCCCTGCGTCGTGCACTCGCGACCACAGGCTATGTCGATCTGAAGGAATTCCAGCGCGTAGATGTCACCGTCTCGCCCTATCAGCCTGGATCGGTGGTGTGA
- a CDS encoding LysR family transcriptional regulator, translated as MWDLNRLRIWRAVVATGSVVDAARSLNYTSATVSQHITTLQKSVGVPLYRRSGRGIEITDLGKRLAEESADVFTGLSRLDTLVESFRTVNRPRMRIAAFTSFNAGLLPGIIEPVAREHPDMRFDIQLNEPAKVRRSHCTIEIRSEVPQDDEVHLPGMTRTVLFDDDYRVVVSDRHRFARLESVPFKDLEDQRWVDYDLWAGPTSRVVDLACAAAGFEPRTFAASEDEFAALALVASNLAITVLPRLSSAQLRPGLTAVGLTDPTPMRRVVMHVREREAHLPHVRSFVTAAEAVVADYLAR; from the coding sequence ATGTGGGATCTCAACCGACTGCGTATCTGGCGGGCCGTCGTGGCCACCGGCTCCGTCGTCGACGCCGCCAGAAGCCTCAACTACACATCGGCCACGGTCAGCCAGCACATCACCACCCTGCAGAAGTCCGTCGGCGTCCCCCTCTATCGCAGGTCCGGCCGCGGCATCGAGATCACGGACCTGGGCAAACGCCTGGCCGAGGAATCTGCGGACGTCTTCACCGGCCTGAGCCGGCTCGACACCCTGGTGGAGAGCTTCCGCACCGTGAACCGACCCCGCATGCGCATCGCAGCATTCACGTCCTTCAACGCCGGACTGCTGCCGGGGATCATCGAGCCGGTCGCCCGCGAACACCCAGATATGCGCTTCGACATCCAACTCAATGAACCGGCCAAGGTCCGCCGCAGCCACTGCACGATCGAGATCCGCAGCGAAGTTCCACAGGATGACGAGGTCCACCTGCCCGGAATGACGCGCACGGTCCTCTTCGATGACGACTACCGAGTCGTGGTCTCGGACAGGCACCGGTTCGCGAGGCTCGAGTCCGTCCCGTTCAAAGACCTCGAGGACCAGCGGTGGGTCGACTACGATCTGTGGGCGGGACCGACGAGCCGGGTCGTCGACCTCGCGTGCGCCGCCGCCGGATTCGAACCCCGGACCTTCGCCGCCTCGGAAGACGAGTTCGCCGCGCTCGCCCTCGTCGCCTCGAACCTGGCCATCACCGTCTTGCCCCGCCTGTCTTCTGCCCAGCTGCGGCCGGGTCTGACCGCCGTCGGCCTCACCGACCCCACGCCCATGCGCCGTGTGGTCATGCATGTGCGTGAGCGCGAGGCTCACCTGCCGCACGTGCGGTCCTTCGTCACCGCCGCCGAGGCAGTTGTGGCCGACTATCTGGCCCGCTGA
- a CDS encoding LysE family translocator yields MTGPELITIAGAATVLAVTPGPETILTVRLSALRRKAGLIYSLGSATGMTIWMIAALTGISALLTTFPSALHVLKVVGGLYLCLLGVLAARQALRIRSELRGEPPRGQVSEIVAATDDLDELVASEAGAGSPADASTDSGAKKSWGQLRSVISYRRGLISSLSNPKAGLFFLAVMPTLVPSSAAGVDYLLLISVVIGLMLAYQILLAFIAGMAAAALQRRSTDFYIEAVSSAVLVIMGIVVIAIPV; encoded by the coding sequence ATGACCGGACCCGAGCTCATCACCATCGCCGGAGCCGCGACCGTCCTGGCCGTCACTCCCGGCCCCGAGACGATCCTCACCGTTCGCCTCTCGGCCCTGCGCCGCAAGGCCGGGCTGATCTATTCGCTGGGCTCCGCCACCGGAATGACGATCTGGATGATCGCGGCTCTGACCGGCATCTCCGCCCTCCTCACAACTTTCCCTTCGGCCCTGCACGTACTCAAGGTCGTCGGAGGACTCTACCTGTGCCTGCTCGGTGTGCTGGCCGCCCGGCAGGCCCTGCGGATCCGCTCCGAACTGCGCGGGGAGCCTCCGCGCGGACAGGTCAGCGAGATCGTGGCGGCCACCGATGATCTCGACGAGCTTGTGGCCTCCGAGGCGGGTGCCGGCTCTCCTGCTGATGCGAGCACTGACTCCGGTGCGAAGAAGTCCTGGGGGCAGCTGCGGTCGGTCATCTCGTATCGTCGGGGCCTGATCTCTTCGTTGAGCAACCCGAAGGCGGGACTGTTCTTCCTCGCCGTCATGCCGACCCTGGTGCCATCCTCCGCCGCGGGTGTCGACTACCTGCTGCTGATCTCGGTCGTGATCGGACTGATGTTGGCCTACCAGATCCTTCTCGCCTTCATCGCCGGTATGGCCGCGGCTGCCCTGCAGAGGAGGAGCACCGACTTCTACATCGAAGCCGTCTCCTCCGCGGTCCTTGTGATCATGGGCATCGTCGTCATCGCTATCCCGGTGTAG
- the panC gene encoding pantoate--beta-alanine ligase, with protein MEVGGIQALRAWRKRQSGTVSLVPTMGALHSGHRALMDRARESGDSVVTSIFVNPLQFGADEDFGRYPRPFQADLEICEAAGVDFVFAPALGEMYPAAPEVTVSSGRMGTVYEGAARPGHFDGVLTVVAKLFTLAAPDSAIFGLKDIQQFCLVKRMIADLNFDIELIGLPVVRDGDGLAMSSRNEYLATADRAVALAIPRALDVAAQAASDGSPVGVEAAAQAVLDAAAERGDLSLGYLGLVDSTTFQPCAQDFAGQALLLVSVTVGGTHLIDNVPLEFHRSV; from the coding sequence ATGGAGGTCGGTGGGATTCAGGCTCTGCGTGCCTGGCGGAAACGGCAGTCGGGCACCGTGTCTCTGGTGCCGACGATGGGTGCCCTGCATTCCGGCCACCGGGCACTGATGGATCGGGCCCGAGAATCCGGAGACTCGGTCGTGACCAGCATCTTCGTCAACCCGCTGCAGTTCGGCGCCGACGAAGACTTCGGCAGATACCCGCGGCCCTTCCAGGCTGACTTGGAAATCTGCGAGGCGGCAGGAGTCGACTTCGTGTTCGCTCCGGCGTTGGGGGAGATGTACCCCGCAGCACCGGAGGTCACGGTGTCGTCCGGGCGGATGGGCACGGTGTACGAAGGCGCGGCACGACCAGGTCATTTCGACGGGGTCCTGACCGTGGTGGCCAAGCTCTTCACCCTGGCGGCACCGGACTCGGCGATCTTCGGCCTCAAGGACATCCAGCAGTTCTGCCTGGTCAAACGCATGATCGCTGACCTCAACTTCGACATCGAGCTGATCGGCCTGCCGGTGGTCCGCGACGGAGACGGCCTCGCCATGTCGAGCCGCAACGAATACCTGGCGACCGCTGACCGTGCAGTCGCGCTGGCGATCCCTCGCGCCTTGGACGTCGCAGCCCAAGCGGCCTCCGATGGATCGCCGGTCGGTGTTGAGGCTGCAGCGCAGGCCGTGCTTGATGCAGCTGCTGAGCGGGGAGACCTCAGCCTCGGCTATCTCGGCCTCGTTGACTCGACGACCTTTCAGCCGTGTGCACAGGACTTCGCGGGGCAGGCGCTGCTGCTCGTCTCAGTGACCGTTGGGGGAACTCACCTCATCGATAATGTGCCCCTCGAATTCCACCGTTCTGTGTGA
- the panB gene encoding 3-methyl-2-oxobutanoate hydroxymethyltransferase, whose translation MPLPDSPTPDRPAPAQPENSTSDQPEMTPPYGSGPASTAAAGAAAAPPRRVRTLDLIKAKTQGRRWAMLTSYDQYTAALFEQAGVEVLLVGDSAANNVYGHETTLPVTVDELIPLARAVSGATSRALIVADLPFGSYEISDEQAVATAVRFMKEAGVHAVKLEGGVAVASRIRAITTAGIPVMAHIGFTPQAEHNLGGYKVQGRGDAGDALLADARAVAEAGAFSVVMEMVPAGLAAQVTAEMTIPTVGIGAGADCDAQVLVWQDMAGLRTGKTPQFVKRYADLHSVLSDAVGRYVDEVRSGEFPEPERSFQ comes from the coding sequence ATGCCCCTGCCCGATAGTCCGACACCAGATCGACCCGCACCTGCACAGCCTGAGAACTCCACATCCGACCAGCCCGAGATGACTCCGCCCTATGGGAGCGGCCCCGCATCCACTGCTGCTGCCGGTGCGGCTGCGGCACCACCTCGGCGGGTGCGGACTCTGGACCTCATCAAAGCCAAGACACAGGGCCGGCGCTGGGCGATGCTGACCAGCTACGACCAGTACACGGCCGCACTGTTCGAGCAGGCCGGCGTCGAGGTGCTGCTGGTCGGCGATTCCGCGGCGAACAATGTCTACGGCCACGAGACCACACTGCCTGTCACCGTCGATGAGCTCATTCCCCTGGCCCGAGCCGTTTCCGGTGCGACCTCCCGGGCGCTGATCGTCGCGGATCTGCCGTTCGGCAGCTATGAGATCTCCGACGAGCAGGCGGTCGCGACGGCCGTGCGCTTCATGAAGGAAGCCGGTGTCCACGCGGTCAAGCTCGAGGGAGGAGTGGCTGTGGCTTCTCGGATCCGGGCGATCACGACCGCTGGCATACCGGTGATGGCCCACATCGGATTCACACCTCAAGCCGAGCACAACCTCGGCGGGTACAAGGTCCAGGGGCGTGGGGATGCCGGTGATGCGCTCTTGGCCGATGCCCGTGCCGTCGCCGAGGCGGGGGCGTTCTCCGTGGTCATGGAGATGGTTCCGGCCGGGTTGGCCGCGCAGGTCACGGCGGAGATGACGATTCCGACCGTGGGAATCGGTGCCGGTGCCGACTGCGATGCCCAGGTGCTCGTCTGGCAGGACATGGCAGGACTGAGGACCGGCAAAACTCCACAGTTCGTCAAACGCTACGCCGACCTGCATTCGGTGCTCTCCGATGCCGTCGGTCGCTATGTCGATGAGGTCAGGAGTGGCGAATTCCCCGAGCCGGAGAGGAGCTTCCAGTGA
- the nadA gene encoding quinolinate synthase NadA — protein sequence MTTTASIELTLKDISAKGKNDEMCSTDLIDAPWDVDAKPGYGPGASMDDSIPVAAPRQGEIPAEYRDASADELNDRIIRAKEKLGDRVVILGHHYQRVEVVEHADYIGDSFMLAKAAQNHPEAEAIVFCGVHFMAETADLLSTPEQSVILPNLAAGCSMADMADIDQVEDCWEQLTDLLGDESDADGKVPVIPVTYMNSSAAIKGFCGRNGGIVCTSSNAEVVLEWAFERGQRVLFFPDQHLGRNTALNMGIDIEAMPLWNPARPLGNNSPSTIEDSKVILWQGFCSVHKRFTPAQIDKARVDHPDVRVIVHPECPQETVAAADESGSTAYITKAIAEATEPTTFAIGTEINLVQRLAAEHPEHTIFCLDPVVCPCSTMYRIHPGYIAWVLESLLDGTVINQISVDAEVADPARVSLERMLAAKPRI from the coding sequence ATGACCACAACAGCCTCGATCGAGCTCACCCTCAAGGACATCTCCGCGAAGGGCAAGAACGACGAAATGTGTTCGACCGACCTCATCGATGCCCCGTGGGACGTCGACGCCAAGCCTGGCTATGGGCCCGGCGCTTCGATGGACGATTCGATTCCCGTCGCAGCCCCACGCCAGGGTGAGATCCCCGCTGAGTACCGGGATGCCTCGGCGGACGAGCTCAATGACCGGATCATCCGCGCCAAGGAGAAGCTCGGCGACCGGGTCGTCATCCTCGGCCACCACTATCAGCGCGTCGAGGTCGTCGAGCACGCGGATTACATCGGCGACTCGTTCATGCTCGCCAAGGCTGCCCAGAATCATCCCGAGGCCGAGGCGATCGTCTTCTGCGGCGTCCATTTCATGGCCGAGACCGCTGACCTGCTCTCCACACCCGAACAGTCGGTCATCCTGCCCAACCTCGCGGCCGGTTGCTCGATGGCTGATATGGCCGACATCGACCAGGTCGAGGACTGCTGGGAACAGCTGACCGATCTGTTGGGTGACGAGTCTGATGCTGACGGCAAGGTGCCCGTCATCCCGGTGACCTACATGAATTCCTCGGCCGCGATCAAGGGATTCTGCGGCCGCAACGGCGGCATCGTGTGCACCTCTTCCAACGCCGAGGTGGTCCTTGAGTGGGCCTTCGAGCGCGGTCAGCGTGTGCTCTTCTTCCCCGACCAGCACCTGGGCCGCAACACCGCTCTGAACATGGGCATCGACATCGAGGCCATGCCACTGTGGAACCCGGCTCGACCCCTGGGCAACAACTCCCCCAGCACCATCGAGGACTCGAAGGTCATCCTGTGGCAGGGATTCTGCTCGGTGCACAAGCGCTTCACCCCCGCACAGATCGACAAGGCACGCGTCGATCACCCCGATGTGCGCGTCATCGTCCACCCCGAGTGCCCACAGGAAACCGTGGCCGCCGCCGATGAGTCCGGGTCGACGGCCTACATCACGAAGGCCATCGCCGAGGCGACCGAACCGACCACGTTCGCCATCGGCACCGAGATCAACCTCGTTCAGCGGCTGGCGGCCGAGCATCCCGAGCACACCATCTTCTGCCTCGATCCCGTCGTGTGCCCGTGCTCGACGATGTACCGGATCCACCCCGGCTACATCGCCTGGGTCCTCGAATCGCTGCTCGACGGCACCGTGATCAATCAGATCTCCGTCGACGCCGAGGTGGCCGATCCGGCCCGTGTATCCCTGGAGCGGATGCTCGCCGCGAAGCCGCGGATCTGA
- the nadB gene encoding L-aspartate oxidase, whose product MSHVLIIGSGIAGLTTALRLAGRHEVTVVTKDGVGESNTAMAQGGIAGVLAADDTVEAHVADTLVAGTGLGDEAAVRVLCTEGPDRILELAAAGVDFDRDRTGEWSRGLEGAHSIPRILHAGGDATGKAIIEALTNALRAAVAAGRVRLLEHTMLLDLVTAPTGPSEATGPAGSAVPTGPAGSVVPTGPAGSPARHTSRCTGVSLLRNGVHEFLAADAVILATGGAGQLYAHTTNPEGATGDGLAAAIRAGAAVSDMEFYQFHPTALAGSGFLISEAVRGAGALLLDANGHRFMPDIDRRGELAPRDVVALAIHRRMAEQNGLPCYLDARSVPEVVTHFPSIARGLAAHGFDLAADLIPVTPAAHYFMGGINTDLDGRTNIAGLFAVGEVACSGVHGANRLASNSLLEGAVFGARAAEAIATEFETRTGPIPEPSRASHSATAASLSLSTKLGSSSNRISREELQELAWTHLGVEREGHGLRTVLDRLGEGRPLVTDVEPAEFREGFETANLAHIARYIAAQALARQESRGAHTRTDFPTSGALSTRRPESVDLMSTSSLLQEAASC is encoded by the coding sequence GTGAGTCACGTACTCATCATCGGCTCCGGCATCGCCGGGCTGACCACCGCTCTGCGGCTGGCCGGCAGACACGAGGTCACCGTGGTGACCAAAGACGGTGTGGGCGAGTCGAATACGGCCATGGCCCAGGGCGGAATCGCCGGAGTGCTCGCAGCCGATGACACCGTCGAAGCCCACGTCGCCGACACCCTGGTCGCCGGTACCGGGCTCGGCGATGAGGCCGCCGTCCGCGTGCTGTGTACCGAGGGCCCTGACCGAATCCTCGAGCTTGCGGCCGCAGGTGTCGACTTCGACCGCGACAGGACCGGTGAATGGTCGCGCGGCCTGGAGGGCGCGCATTCGATTCCGCGCATCCTCCATGCCGGAGGCGACGCCACCGGCAAAGCGATCATCGAGGCGCTGACGAACGCACTTCGTGCCGCAGTCGCTGCCGGCAGGGTCCGATTGCTCGAGCACACGATGCTTCTCGACCTGGTCACCGCACCTACGGGGCCTTCGGAGGCTACGGGTCCTGCAGGTTCTGCGGTTCCTACGGGGCCGGCGGGGTCTGTGGTTCCTACGGGGCCGGCGGGGTCTCCAGCGAGACACACGAGCAGGTGCACCGGAGTGTCGCTGCTGCGCAACGGAGTCCACGAATTCCTCGCGGCCGATGCAGTGATCCTGGCGACAGGTGGGGCGGGTCAGCTCTACGCCCACACGACGAATCCTGAAGGCGCAACCGGCGATGGACTGGCCGCCGCGATCCGTGCAGGCGCCGCCGTGTCCGACATGGAGTTCTACCAATTCCATCCCACCGCGTTGGCCGGATCCGGGTTCCTCATCTCCGAGGCGGTCCGTGGCGCCGGAGCTCTCCTCCTCGACGCGAACGGTCACCGGTTCATGCCAGACATCGATCGCCGAGGTGAGCTGGCGCCCCGTGATGTCGTGGCCTTGGCGATCCACCGGAGAATGGCCGAACAGAATGGTCTCCCCTGCTATCTCGATGCCCGATCTGTTCCCGAAGTCGTGACTCACTTTCCCAGCATCGCCCGCGGCCTGGCTGCTCATGGTTTCGATCTGGCCGCCGATCTCATCCCGGTCACACCGGCCGCCCACTACTTCATGGGCGGCATCAACACTGACCTGGACGGACGCACCAACATCGCAGGACTCTTCGCCGTCGGCGAGGTCGCCTGCAGCGGTGTGCACGGTGCCAACCGTCTGGCCTCGAACTCCCTGCTCGAGGGAGCCGTCTTCGGAGCCCGCGCGGCCGAGGCGATTGCGACGGAGTTCGAAACGCGAACGGGGCCGATACCGGAACCGAGCCGAGCATCGCATTCGGCGACGGCAGCGTCGTTGTCGTTGTCGACGAAACTCGGTTCGTCCTCCAACCGGATCTCCCGTGAGGAACTCCAAGAACTCGCGTGGACCCACCTCGGCGTGGAACGAGAGGGACACGGACTGCGCACCGTGCTCGACCGCCTCGGCGAGGGTAGGCCGCTCGTCACTGATGTTGAACCTGCCGAATTCCGCGAAGGATTCGAGACTGCGAATCTTGCGCATATTGCGCGATACATCGCGGCTCAGGCCCTCGCCAGGCAGGAGAGTCGAGGTGCCCACACCCGCACCGACTTCCCCACGTCCGGCGCACTGTCGACGCGACGGCCCGAATCCGTCGACCTCATGTCCACCTCTTCCCTGCTTCAGGAGGCCGCCTCATGCTGA
- the nadC gene encoding carboxylating nicotinate-nucleotide diphosphorylase, translating to MLSATTIDSALRLALDEDAPWGDITGETFIPATASATAKLSAREAGVLAGIDVFARAFTLVDPSADVDLTSADGNAFAAGDTLATVSGPARAVLRAERIALNFCQRMSGIATQTRAFVDAASSNSAGTNTDGRGVRIVDTRKTTPGLRAFEKHAVVCGGGHNHRFGLSDAVMVKDNHLAVLAGEGADVAAAIRSARDRLSHTTTIEVEVDRLAQIQAVLDGGADIIMLDNFSLADLRAGVELIAGRAIVEASGNVSLETVGDIAATGVDVISSGALTHSVRAIDLGLDLDLTAEVGGVESDSSVGLS from the coding sequence ATGCTGAGCGCCACGACCATCGACTCCGCTCTCCGTCTCGCTCTCGACGAGGACGCACCGTGGGGCGACATCACCGGTGAGACGTTCATCCCGGCCACCGCCTCGGCGACGGCGAAGCTGAGCGCACGCGAGGCCGGAGTCCTTGCTGGAATCGATGTGTTCGCTCGTGCCTTCACCCTTGTCGACCCGAGCGCCGATGTGGATCTGACCAGCGCCGATGGCAATGCCTTCGCAGCTGGTGACACGTTGGCGACAGTGTCGGGCCCCGCCCGAGCAGTCCTGCGAGCCGAGCGGATCGCACTGAACTTCTGCCAGCGGATGAGCGGAATCGCGACTCAGACCAGAGCCTTCGTCGATGCAGCATCGTCGAATTCCGCAGGCACGAACACGGACGGTCGTGGTGTGCGCATCGTCGACACCCGGAAGACCACACCAGGCCTGCGGGCCTTTGAGAAGCACGCGGTGGTCTGCGGCGGTGGGCACAACCACCGGTTCGGACTCTCGGACGCGGTCATGGTCAAGGACAATCACCTGGCCGTCCTCGCAGGTGAGGGGGCAGATGTAGCGGCCGCGATCCGCTCGGCTCGGGACCGACTGTCGCATACGACGACGATTGAGGTTGAGGTCGATCGCCTCGCGCAGATCCAGGCGGTACTCGACGGCGGCGCCGACATCATCATGCTCGACAATTTCTCCCTGGCAGATCTGCGTGCCGGCGTGGAGCTCATCGCCGGACGAGCGATCGTCGAGGCCAGCGGAAATGTCTCTCTCGAGACCGTCGGTGATATCGCCGCCACCGGAGTCGACGTCATCTCCTCCGGGGCACTGACTCACAGTGTCCGCGCGATCGACCTGGGACTCGACCTGGACCTGACAGCCGAGGTCGGCGGAGTTGAGTCCGACAGCAGTGTGGGGCTGAGCTGA
- a CDS encoding cysteine desulfurase family protein yields the protein MGLEQEPEAKAPLYLDTASAAPVRREALEAAWPYLTGAFGNPSSHHEVGRTSADALKDARRRVAKVLGVRSTDIVFTSGGTESDNLAIIGIALGALADGDADPGAGPDAPPPRRHIVTSALEHEAVLAATDFLARRHGFEITVVPVGPDGTIAVEALRSALREDTLLVSLGYVNNEIGTVADIAALAKVAHDAGALFHTDAVQAAGWLPLSGLGVDAMSLAGHKVGAPKGIGVAAIRARIPLEPLIHGGGQESGRRSGTENVALAVAFATALELAEAERVEIADRVLAIRDDFIAEVLTTVSGAFLTGSDCSRTPNHASFCFSGTSGEAVLLELERLGVTASSGSACAVGSDEPSHVLTALGIADDVAKTSVRFTFPAGFTAEEGRRAAHSVSAAVKNLALSYT from the coding sequence ATGGGACTCGAACAGGAGCCAGAGGCGAAGGCACCGCTCTACCTCGACACTGCTTCGGCGGCACCCGTGCGCAGGGAGGCACTCGAGGCGGCCTGGCCATATCTGACTGGTGCGTTCGGCAATCCTTCGAGCCATCATGAGGTCGGCCGCACCTCGGCAGACGCGCTCAAGGACGCGCGTAGACGAGTGGCGAAGGTGCTCGGCGTGCGCAGCACTGACATCGTCTTCACCAGCGGCGGTACCGAATCCGACAATCTTGCGATCATCGGTATCGCTCTCGGGGCTCTAGCCGATGGCGATGCTGACCCCGGTGCAGGACCGGACGCTCCGCCACCTCGGCGACATATCGTGACCTCTGCTCTGGAGCATGAGGCGGTGCTCGCCGCGACGGATTTCCTGGCTCGTCGGCACGGGTTCGAGATCACAGTGGTGCCCGTCGGACCCGATGGCACGATCGCGGTTGAGGCACTCCGTTCGGCACTGCGCGAGGACACGCTCCTGGTCAGCCTGGGGTATGTGAACAACGAGATCGGCACGGTCGCCGATATCGCAGCCCTGGCCAAGGTTGCTCACGATGCTGGCGCACTGTTCCACACCGATGCCGTGCAGGCTGCGGGTTGGCTCCCGCTGAGCGGACTCGGCGTCGATGCCATGAGCCTGGCCGGGCACAAGGTTGGTGCGCCGAAAGGTATCGGAGTCGCTGCAATTCGCGCACGGATCCCTCTTGAACCGCTTATCCACGGTGGCGGTCAGGAGTCTGGGCGTCGATCGGGGACGGAGAACGTTGCCCTTGCCGTCGCGTTTGCCACCGCGCTGGAACTCGCCGAGGCGGAGCGAGTTGAGATCGCTGACCGTGTCCTGGCCATCCGGGATGATTTCATCGCAGAGGTGCTGACCACGGTCTCCGGAGCGTTCCTCACAGGCAGTGACTGCTCGCGAACTCCGAATCATGCTTCGTTCTGTTTCTCAGGCACCAGTGGTGAGGCCGTACTGCTCGAACTTGAACGCCTGGGCGTCACTGCTTCGAGTGGTTCCGCCTGCGCCGTCGGGTCAGATGAGCCATCGCATGTGCTCACCGCGCTAGGTATTGCTGATGATGTCGCGAAGACGAGTGTGCGCTTTACTTTCCCAGCAGGCTTCACCGCCGAGGAGGGGCGTCGGGCAGCGCATTCCGTATCTGCTGCGGTGAAGAATTTGGCTCTCAGTTACACCTGA
- a CDS encoding IS3 family transposase, whose amino-acid sequence MRALSGTAARIAVSSYYAYKLRQPSARAVRDRELKTAIRDVYEANYSCYGVRKMWKAINREYADRFGNIARCTVERLMRQLGIDGVRRRRKRPKTASARAEECPEDLVEREFTAEGPNCLWVADITYIPTQAGWVYTTFILDVFHREIVGWQVTNHMRESLARDALTMALAAKFRAGEDVSGLVHHSDRGVQFRSIRYGETLAESEIVASVGSRGDSYDNAMAEALNSVYKAELIDRREWSGLIEVMAATSKWIGWYNRQRLHSAIGYRPPFEVQAEWTNQGATASVAA is encoded by the coding sequence GTGCGCGCCCTTTCAGGGACTGCTGCACGGATTGCTGTGAGCTCGTATTACGCGTACAAATTACGCCAGCCTTCAGCCCGTGCTGTCCGGGACCGGGAGCTCAAGACCGCCATCCGGGACGTCTACGAGGCGAACTATTCCTGTTACGGGGTGCGGAAGATGTGGAAGGCGATCAACCGCGAGTATGCGGACCGGTTCGGGAATATCGCTCGGTGCACGGTCGAGCGGTTGATGCGCCAGCTGGGCATTGACGGGGTTCGTCGTCGGCGGAAGCGTCCGAAGACGGCCTCGGCCAGGGCCGAGGAGTGCCCGGAGGATCTCGTCGAACGTGAGTTCACAGCTGAGGGTCCGAACTGTCTCTGGGTCGCCGACATCACCTATATTCCGACCCAGGCTGGGTGGGTATACACAACGTTCATTCTCGACGTCTTCCACCGCGAGATCGTGGGTTGGCAGGTGACGAATCATATGCGTGAGTCGCTGGCCAGGGACGCGTTGACGATGGCTCTGGCAGCGAAGTTCCGGGCCGGCGAAGACGTGTCCGGGCTTGTCCACCACTCGGATCGCGGAGTCCAATTCAGGTCGATTCGCTATGGCGAGACTCTGGCAGAATCCGAGATCGTGGCGTCGGTGGGGTCACGCGGGGACTCATACGATAATGCCATGGCTGAAGCACTGAATTCAGTCTACAAAGCGGAACTGATCGACCGTCGCGAATGGTCGGGGTTGATCGAGGTGATGGCAGCGACATCGAAATGGATCGGGTGGTACAACCGGCAACGACTGCATTCGGCGATCGGATATCGACCTCCGTTCGAGGTCCAAGCTGAGTGGACCAACCAGGGTGCGACCGCGAGCGTAGCTGCATAG